The Gammaproteobacteria bacterium genome window below encodes:
- a CDS encoding homoserine kinase, with protein MSVYTNIEQSELEVFLSNYSLGALVSYQGINAGIENTNYFVTTENGEFVLTIFEEVGFDTLPFYLNFMAHLSDHGMPTAHPIADLHNDYVRVLKDKPAAIVRRLEGKNVLEPNTTHCSAVGHALAQIHTLGDTFQSVLENPRGISWAEKTAERIFSHLSSDEQMLLEQEIQHRKQSLPEDLPKGVIHADLFRDNVMFKDQALTGIIDFYYACNDTLLYDLAVTINDWCSKENGDLDISSYTELMTAYQAQRSLISSEVITWQYMLRAAGLRFWLSRLQDKIFPKDGEITHIKDPDVFKNILLSRINWTPEIIL; from the coding sequence AGTAAGCTACCAAGGTATCAACGCGGGTATCGAAAATACTAATTATTTTGTTACCACTGAAAATGGTGAATTTGTTTTAACCATTTTTGAAGAAGTCGGATTTGATACGTTACCGTTTTATTTAAATTTCATGGCACATCTATCAGACCATGGTATGCCAACTGCACACCCCATCGCAGACTTGCATAATGATTATGTGCGTGTTTTAAAAGATAAACCTGCAGCGATTGTCCGGCGTTTAGAAGGTAAAAATGTTCTAGAGCCAAATACTACTCATTGTTCTGCAGTAGGGCATGCACTAGCGCAGATACATACCTTAGGCGATACATTTCAAAGTGTATTAGAAAATCCACGTGGTATTTCATGGGCAGAAAAAACTGCAGAACGAATATTTAGTCATCTATCAAGTGATGAGCAAATGCTACTTGAACAAGAAATTCAACATCGAAAACAATCTTTGCCTGAAGATTTACCAAAAGGCGTAATCCATGCAGATTTATTCCGTGACAATGTAATGTTTAAGGACCAAGCCTTAACTGGAATAATAGATTTTTATTACGCCTGTAATGACACCTTGCTATATGATTTAGCCGTCACCATAAATGACTGGTGTAGTAAAGAGAATGGTGATCTAGATATTTCTTCTTACACTGAATTAATGACTGCTTACCAAGCCCAGCGAAGCTTAATTTCAAGCGAAGTTATTACATGGCAGTATATGCTTAGAGCTGCAGGACTTAGATTTTGGCTTTCGCGCTTACAAGATAAAATCTTTCCCAAGGATGGGGAAATAACTCACATTAAAGATCCTGATGTATTCAAAAACATCTTGCTCTCACGCATAAATTGGACACCTGAAATTATTCTCTAA
- a CDS encoding TRAP transporter small permease subunit, which yields MVFITFLVVVLRYGFNFGRISLQESTTYLHAFVFMLAGAYTLKYNEHVRVDIFYQDMSTRNKAKVDLFGTLFLLLPFAGFILWVSFDYVMNSWKLLESSREAGGLPFVYILKTFIPLMAVLLFLQAISLAVRAWLNIKTN from the coding sequence ATGGTATTTATAACTTTCCTGGTGGTGGTACTGCGCTATGGCTTTAACTTTGGCCGTATATCATTACAAGAATCCACTACATATCTACATGCATTTGTATTCATGCTCGCAGGTGCATATACCCTAAAATACAATGAACATGTGCGTGTAGATATTTTCTATCAAGATATGTCGACGCGCAATAAAGCAAAAGTAGACTTATTTGGCACTTTGTTTTTATTACTCCCCTTTGCAGGTTTTATCCTTTGGGTAAGTTTTGATTATGTAATGAATTCTTGGAAGTTACTTGAGAGTTCTCGCGAGGCAGGCGGCCTCCCTTTTGTTTACATTTTAAAAACCTTTATCCCATTAATGGCAGTGTTACTTTTTTTACAAGCTATTTCTTTAGCCGTACGTGCCTGGCTAAATATTAAAACAAACTAA
- a CDS encoding TRAP transporter large permease subunit, whose translation MEIIAFILFLAVICVLLFGYPVAFTLAGVSLMFAFAGILTGTFDPALLQAFPSRLFGIMTNQTLIAVPLFVFMGVMLERSKIADELLDTMASLFGSLRGGLGISVVLVGMLLAASTGIVGATVVTMGLLSLPTMLKRGYQPEISTGIICASGTLGQIIPPSIILVLLGDVLSSAYQQSQLSQGIFSPDTVSVGDLFVGAIIPGLLLVGLYLIYLIFIAWTKPNAMPALPKHEDINLTAWLKRVTLALVPPILLIVLVLGSIIKGVATPTEAASVGAVGALFLALLNRRLDLQCLTNVMQRTVRVTCMVFMIFIGASIFSLVFRGYGGDAAVHELLTQLPGGTFAAIFIVMLLMFLLGFILDFIEITFVVVPIVGPVLLTLGVDPVWLGIMIAINLQTSFLTPPFGFALFYLRGVAPKEIQTKQIYRGVAPFIAIQVIALMLIAYFPELATWLPQKFYS comes from the coding sequence ATGGAAATTATTGCATTCATATTATTTCTAGCGGTCATTTGTGTGTTGTTATTTGGTTACCCAGTAGCGTTCACACTGGCAGGTGTTTCGTTAATGTTTGCCTTTGCAGGAATCCTTACCGGCACTTTCGATCCTGCACTACTACAAGCTTTTCCAAGTCGCCTATTCGGCATTATGACCAATCAAACACTTATCGCAGTACCACTGTTTGTATTTATGGGTGTGATGTTAGAGCGCTCTAAAATTGCTGATGAATTGCTCGACACTATGGCTTCTTTGTTTGGTTCATTGCGAGGTGGGCTGGGAATTTCCGTGGTACTTGTTGGCATGTTATTGGCTGCCAGCACAGGCATTGTCGGTGCGACCGTTGTGACTATGGGCTTATTATCGTTACCCACCATGTTGAAAAGAGGTTATCAGCCTGAAATATCCACGGGAATTATTTGTGCATCCGGCACTCTGGGTCAAATCATCCCGCCTTCGATTATTTTAGTTTTACTTGGAGATGTTCTTTCATCTGCATATCAACAATCACAACTAAGCCAAGGCATCTTCTCACCCGACACTGTATCGGTAGGTGATTTATTCGTAGGCGCAATCATTCCAGGACTGCTATTGGTAGGACTGTATCTTATTTATTTGATTTTTATAGCCTGGACAAAACCTAATGCAATGCCAGCGCTTCCAAAACACGAAGACATTAACTTAACCGCATGGCTTAAACGCGTCACACTCGCTTTGGTTCCACCTATTTTATTAATTGTTCTGGTATTAGGCTCGATTATCAAAGGCGTAGCCACGCCTACTGAAGCGGCATCGGTTGGCGCAGTAGGAGCATTATTTTTAGCACTACTTAATCGTCGACTTGACTTGCAATGCTTAACAAATGTAATGCAGCGTACCGTTCGCGTAACGTGCATGGTGTTTATGATTTTTATTGGTGCTTCAATTTTCTCTTTAGTGTTCCGTGGTTATGGCGGTGATGCCGCAGTACACGAACTGCTTACACAATTACCCGGTGGCACGTTTGCAGCTATCTTTATCGTGATGCTATTGATGTTTTTATTAGGTTTTATTCTCGACTTTATTGAAATCACTTTTGTAGTCGTGCCCATCGTAGGACCGGTTTTACTCACGCTCGGAGTAGACCCAGTATGGCTAGGCATAATGATTGCGATTAATTTACAAACTTCTTTCCTGACCCCACCGTTTGGTTTTGCATTATTTTATTTACGTGGTGTTGCGCCCAAAGAAATTCAAACCAAACAAATCTATCGTGGCGTGGCGCCTTTCATAGCCATCCAAGTGATTGCATTAATGCTAATTGCTTACTTCCCTGAGCTAGCCACATGGCTGCCTCAGAAGTTTTATTCTTAG